A single window of Pontiella agarivorans DNA harbors:
- a CDS encoding cryptochrome/photolyase family protein has protein sequence MKKTIHWFRQDLRVADNPAWVSACESGAVFPVYIHDTENGRDEQLGAASEWWLHHSLESLNKSLGGALNIYAGDSAEIIHQLVRKYDISGVTWNGCYEPWRVELDRAVTDLLEKEGIEVAVFNGSLLWAPEEVSKQDGTPYKVFTPFFKRGCLGAMPPRRPLPEPKGRYGRDPESVELKELDLLPKQGWDAAFYDHWKPGETGAFQRLESFLALGLKGYKEGRDFPARKNVSRLSPHLHFGEISPNQIWYAVRNRTADDDVGHFCSELGWREFSNHLLFHFPYITKRNLNPKFDVFPWDPDEKKLQAWQQGKTGIPIVDAGMRELWQTGYMHNRVRMVAASFLVKNLLIHWKEGERWFRDTLVDADLANNTASWQWVAGSGADAAPYFRIFNAVTQGRKFDSDGAYIRSYIPEISRLPDKYLFSPWEAPENILREAGVVMGSDYPLPIADLKKSRADALAAYATIKEGGTSSA, from the coding sequence ATGAAAAAAACAATACACTGGTTTCGGCAGGATTTGAGAGTGGCAGACAACCCGGCGTGGGTGTCCGCCTGTGAAAGCGGAGCAGTTTTTCCGGTGTATATTCACGATACGGAGAACGGCAGGGATGAGCAGTTGGGGGCGGCGTCGGAATGGTGGCTTCATCATTCGTTGGAATCATTAAATAAATCGTTGGGCGGAGCGTTGAATATATATGCCGGGGATTCGGCTGAAATTATTCATCAGCTGGTGCGGAAATATGACATTTCCGGAGTCACCTGGAATGGGTGTTATGAACCGTGGCGGGTTGAGCTTGACCGTGCTGTGACGGATCTTCTGGAAAAGGAAGGGATCGAAGTTGCGGTATTTAACGGATCGCTGCTTTGGGCTCCGGAAGAGGTTTCGAAGCAGGATGGCACGCCTTATAAGGTGTTCACCCCGTTTTTTAAACGGGGATGTCTCGGAGCGATGCCGCCGCGCAGACCGTTGCCGGAGCCGAAGGGGCGGTACGGCCGGGACCCGGAATCAGTTGAACTGAAGGAGTTGGATTTATTGCCGAAGCAGGGATGGGATGCAGCATTTTACGATCATTGGAAACCGGGCGAAACCGGTGCGTTCCAGCGGTTGGAATCGTTTTTGGCGTTGGGGTTGAAGGGATATAAAGAGGGACGCGATTTTCCGGCCCGCAAGAATGTATCGCGTCTTTCCCCCCACCTTCATTTCGGTGAAATTTCACCGAATCAGATCTGGTACGCGGTGCGGAACCGTACGGCGGACGACGATGTCGGGCATTTTTGTTCTGAGCTGGGCTGGCGGGAGTTTTCAAACCATTTGCTTTTCCATTTTCCATACATTACGAAGCGGAACCTGAATCCGAAATTTGATGTTTTTCCGTGGGATCCGGATGAAAAAAAGCTGCAGGCCTGGCAACAGGGGAAAACCGGAATTCCGATCGTGGATGCGGGCATGCGGGAACTGTGGCAGACCGGTTATATGCACAATCGGGTCCGAATGGTGGCGGCGTCGTTTCTGGTGAAGAATCTGCTGATTCACTGGAAGGAGGGTGAGCGTTGGTTTCGGGATACACTGGTGGATGCCGATCTGGCGAACAATACCGCCAGCTGGCAGTGGGTGGCGGGGAGCGGGGCGGATGCCGCACCTTATTTCCGTATTTTCAACGCGGTGACGCAGGGGCGTAAATTCGATTCGGATGGAGCCTATATCCGTAGCTATATTCCGGAAATTTCCCGGCTCCCGGATAAATATCTGTTCAGTCCCTGGGAGGCACCGGAGAATATTCTGCGGGAGGCCGGCGTTGTGATGGGCTCCGATTATCCGCTCCCGATTGCGGATCTGAAAAAATCGCGGGCCGATGCGCTGGCGGCCTATGCCACGATTAAAGAAGGCGGTACATCCAGCGCGTGA
- a CDS encoding HEAT repeat domain-containing protein, with product MKKTPKLETAIWIMFITVIVLYTIGARMIFTGVQRYANEAQAIYGGDHVGALIALVEDENASFEKRNSAIWALGQIGSERALPALHKQDTDELQEPPYDSTATIIQYGVEKSIRQINRFSVTRWMYRLL from the coding sequence ATGAAAAAGACGCCGAAACTCGAAACCGCTATATGGATCATGTTCATTACGGTGATCGTCCTCTACACCATCGGAGCCCGCATGATTTTCACCGGCGTACAGCGCTATGCCAACGAAGCCCAGGCGATATACGGCGGCGATCACGTCGGGGCACTCATTGCGCTCGTCGAAGACGAAAACGCCTCCTTTGAAAAGCGGAACAGCGCCATCTGGGCTCTGGGCCAGATCGGCAGCGAACGCGCACTGCCGGCGCTGCACAAACAGGATACGGATGAACTGCAGGAACCGCCCTACGACTCCACAGCCACCATCATCCAATACGGCGTTGAAAAATCCATCAGGCAGATCAATCGGTTTTCGGTCACGCGCTGGATGTACCGCCTTCTTTAA